TTGTTCATCGACACGTACTCGGCCAACTCATCGATCCAGCGGCCGATCGGGCGCGCGCCCGGCTCCAGCAACATCAGCCACTCGCCACGCGCCGAGCCCACCACATCGGCGAGATCCCAATCCCGGCAGAAACGGCATCCGGCGGCATCGGCCACGTCGGACGAACCGTCCTTCGAGCCGTGATCGAGGATGATCACATCGCTGACCAGGCCTTCCACGGCGCCTGCCACCAACACGGCAAGCGTCTGCGCCAGTTCGGCCTCGTTGTCGCGGGTTTCCATGATGATCGTGAGCATTGTTTCTCGTAACGCATCGGCACGGCAATTGCTACATCCGGGACACGGCCCGCAGCGGCGCCTTGATCGGCAAATTCGAAAATCCATTTTTTGTTCTTGAATTGTTCCTCAATTCGCGATACGAAAATAATCAGAACAAAACGGGATCAAATATCTGATTCCGGGGAGATTCCAATGACCGAGCTGTCTCAGATCAGGCAGGGTGCGCTTGCGCCCGCCAATACGGCAGATGTGGCCGAAGCGATGATGAGTGCAACGGGCCTGCGGATCGATATCGATCGCCGTCGCGGGCGCGGCGCCGGGATCAACATGTCCGGCCGCTTCGAACCGCGCAGCCGCGAGACGTTCGACGACGGCTGGGAAAGCCTGGAGGATCTGCCGCCCTTCAAGACCGAAGTTCAGGTAGAGAAGCCGCGCACGGTGATCACCAGGAACGAGTCTCCCGATATCTCCTTTGACCGCTCGATCAATCCCTATCGTGGCTGCGAGCATGGCTGCATCTATTGTTTCGCGCGGCCCACGCACGCCTATATGGGCCTCTCGGCCGGCCTCGATTTCGAGGCGAAGCTGTTTGCCAAGCCGGACGCACCGCGGCTTCTGGAGCGCGAACTGGCGCGGCAGGACTACAAGGTTAGGCCGATTGCCATCGGCACCAACACCGACCCCTATCAGCCGATCGAGAAGGAGTGGCGCATCATGCGCCAGATCCTCGAGGTGCTGCGGGACGCCAACCATCCGGTCATGATCGTCACCAAATCGGCGATGGTCACGCGAGACATCGATATCCTGGCACCGATGGCGGAAAAGGGCTTGGTGCGCGTGGGCGTCTCCGTCACGACGCTCGACCGGAAGTTGGCCCGCACGATGGAGCCGCGGGCCTCGACCCCGAGCAAGCGGCTGGAGGCGATCCGCATGCTTGCCGAAGCAGGAATCCCGGCCGGCGTTCTCGTTTCGCCGATCATTCCGGCGCTGAACGACCACGAGATCGAGCGCGTGCTCGAAGGCGCAAGGACGGCCGGAGCAACCGAAGCAAGCTATGTGCTGCTGCGGCTGCCGCTCGAGGTCAGCCCGCTTTTTCGCGACTGGCTGCTGCGCAATTATCCGGACCGCTACCGGCACGTCATGTCCCTCATCCGCTCCATGCGGGGCGGCAAGGACTATGACGCCGAGTTCGGCAAGCGCATGAAGGGCGCCGGCCCCTATGCGTGGCAGATCGGCCGCCGCTTCGACCTGGCGGTCAAGCGTCTCGGCTTCAACCCGACGCGCCGGCAGCTGCGGGACGATCTCTTCGTGCCGCCGCTCGGAACGGGGGTGCAGCTCTCGCTTCTTTGACGGCCTTCCGATGTCTCGGTAGCCGTCCCGCAATTCATAATCGGCGTACGGCGAGAGATGATCGCCCTGTCCGCCAGGCAAGCCCGATGGCGGGCGCCTGAGACCACATAGCAGTTCCGGTGCCCCCTTACCCGCCGTGGGCCCCGGTGATCCCCCGTCCGCCGCCGCACTCGGACCTGGGGGCTTGAAGAGAATCGGTCGATCATGCGATCTAGACTTATGTCTCGCAGATCGTCCGATTCTCCCCTTTTTCCCGATATCATCGTAGCGCCCGATTTCAGTTTCGAGCTTTCGGCCAAGGGCGATGGGTTCTGGCCGGTCGCCGGAGCGGATGAGGCCGGTCGTGGGCCGCTCGCGGGACCGGTGGTTGCCGCCGCCGTCATTCTCGATCCGGACGCCATTCCCGCAGGACTCGACGACAGCAAGAAGCTGACGGCCCAGGCGCGCGAAAAACTGTTCGAAGAAATCCTCGCCACATCCGAAGTGTCGATCGCCTCGGCGTCGGCCGGCACGATCGACGCCACCGACATCCGCAAGGCAAGCCTCGAAGCGATGCGGTGGGCCGTTGCCGGCCTGCCCTCGAACGCGCGCTTCGTGCTCGTCGACGGCCGTGACGTACCGCCCGGCCTCTCCTGCCACGCCAAGGCTGTGGTCAAGGGCGATGCGCGGTCGCTGTCGATCGCCGCTGCTTCGATCGTCGCCAAGGTTACCCGCGACCGCATGATGGCCCGTGCCGACCTTGCGCATCCCGGCTACGGCTTTGCACTCCATGCCGGCTATGCGACGGTGACCCACCGTCGCGCCATTGAGACCCACGGCCCCTGCCCGCTGCACCGCATGAGCTTCCGGCCACTGCGCCAGGACGACTAACCGGCGCGCAACCGCGTCGCGAGCGCCACGCAGGCGCTTCCGGTTTCGGTTCCGACATATCTCGCCAACAGCTTTTCTCGCGTCAGAAGCAATCCGGCGGCGCGCATGCTGCCGTGCGCCACCTTTGGCCTTGAACACTGGCACTACTTCGCTTCGGCAGCTGAAGGCGAGACGCCTGCGTAAATCCTGGCGGAGCTTGGCGCCTCATCCTTCGGGCCAATGCAGCCTCTACAGACAGGCATAAAAAAAGCCCCGCACGATGCGGGGCTTTTTCAATCGGAATGTCCGAACCTTAGTTCAGGCGCGCCTTGACGTCACCAAGCGCCTTCTTGAACAGATCGTTCTGGGCGCCGGCGTCGGCCTTGGCGGCAACGACCTTCTCGGCAGCGGCAATCGCGAGATCGACGGCAGCGGAACGAACCGCGTTGATCGCATCGCTTTCGGCCTGCTTGATCTTCTGTTCCGAAAGAGCCGTGCGACGAGCGACGTATTCCTCGGTCTTCTGCTTGGCTTCCGCGGTCAGCATTTCGGCTTCGCGCTGGGCAGCAGCGACGATGCCGGCAGCTTCCGCTTCCGCATCCTTGCGCTTGCGCTGGTACTCAGCGACGAGGCCCTGAGCTTCTTCGCGCAGGCGCTTGGCTTCGGTCAACTCGTTGCCGATCTTTTCGGCGCGGGCGTCGAGCGCCTTGCCGACCATGCCTGGAACCTTGAGATAGGCAATCAGGACGAAGAACAGGATCAGGCCAACGAAGGCATAGAAAGTTGCATCAAGATGCATAGTTCAGTGCTCCTCAGTTGCCACCCGATGCCTTGACGGCAGCGGTGATCTCGGCCTTGGTGACGGTTCCGCCGATCAGCTGCTTGACGACAGCCGTTGCGGTTTCCTCGGCGATGGCGCCGACGTCGGCCAGTGCCTTTGCCTTGATGTCGGCGATGCGGTCTTCTGCAGCCGAGATCTTCTTGGCAAGGTCGGCTTCGACGGCGGTGCGGTCAGCATTGGCCTTGGCCTTTGCGGATTCGCGGGCGTCGTCGGCGATCTTGTGACCCTTGGACTTGGCGGTTGCCAGGTCCTGCTCGTAGGAAGCGATGGCAGCGTCGGCTTCGCCCTTGAGGCGGGACGCTTCATCGAGATCCTGAGCGATCCGATCGTGACGGGTTTCCAGAATTCCGCCGATCCGCGGAATGATGACCTTCGACATCAGGAGATAGAAGAGGCCGAACGTGATCGCGAGCCAAAGCAGCTGCGATGCGAAATGGGTCGTATCGAAGGGCGGGAACACGCCGGAGCCAGCCTCGCCTTCGTGAGCCACACCCGTTTCGGTGTGCACCTCACCGGCCGCAGCGGCATCGTGTGCTTCGGCGCCTTCAGTGGTGGTTGACTGGGCATAAGCCGCGGTCACAAACATGCTCACCTCCAGGTGCACTCAAGAATATGCGCGGCCGCGACCTTTTGACGGGTCGCGGCCGAAACTCCAGCCGATATTAGACGGCGAAGAGGAGGAGCAGGGCTACGAGCAGCGAGAAGATGCCCAGAGCTTCCGTAACGGCGAAGCCGAATACGAGGCGGCCGAACTGGCCGTCAGCAGCCGACGGGTTACGCAGCGCGCCAGAGAGGTAGCTGCCGAAGATGTTGCCGAGGCCGAGAGCCGTGCCGGCCATGCCGAGGCAAGCGAGACCTGCGCCGATGTACTTTGCTGCTTCCGCTTCCATGTGTGAACTCCTTCGAATGGTGTTGCGGCTTAGGATTGCGCTTCCGACGGAGGACCGGCCGGAAGCAAGCGACTGTTATTCCTTAGTGGCTTCCGGGATGGACAGCGTCGTTGAGGTACATGCAAGTCAGTACCGCGAAGACATAGGCCTGGAGGAAGCAGACGAGGAACTCAAGACCGGTAATGGCGACGGTCATGATGAGCGGCAGGATGGCGCCACCGATGCCGACTGCGCCGAGGGCGCTGAGCGAGGTGACGAAGCCTGCGAAGACCTTCAGCGTGATGTGGCCGGCCAGCATGTTGGCGAAAAGACGGACCGAAAGGCTGATGGGACGGGAAAGGAACGAGATGACTTCGATCGCGACGACGAGCGGCAAAAGCACGCCAGGAACGCCATGCGGCACGAAGAGCTTCAGGAAGCCGAGACCGTGCTTGTAGAAGCCGTAGAGAATGACGGTACCGATAACGAACAGCGCCAGAGCGAAAGTGACGATGATCTGGCTGGTGACCGTGAAGAAGTAGGGCATCATGCCGAGCAGGTTCGCCGTCAGGATGAACATGAACAGCGAGAACACCATCGGGAAGAACTTCATGCCACCGCTGCCGGCGCCTTCGCGCAGCATCGAGGCGATGAATTCGTAGGACATTTCCGAGACCGACTGCATGCGGGTCGGGATAAGACCGCGCTGCGACGTCGTCAGATAAAGAAAGCCTGCGGCAACACCTACGGTCGCAACCATGAACAGCGACGCATTGGTGAAGGAAAAGTCCATTCCGCCAATTTCGATCGGGACAATCTTATTGACCAGGAACTGGTGGGTCGGATCGTTTGACACCGCGCTTCTCTTTCGTTCTACCCGCCCGGAAGCGGAAACCGTTTTCTTCGGGGCAACGCCTCAGCGGGCGTCGCCGTCCTTCTTGTCATTCCCAGAACCGCCTCTTCCGGCTTCCGGTGTCGCCACCATACCGGCCGAGCGCAGCACATTCAGCACGCCAGCGCAGAAGCCGAGAAGCAGGAAGATAATCAATCCCCACGGCCCTGTACCCGCAAAGTGGTCCAAAAGATAGCCCAGAAACGCCCCGACAACGATGCCGGCGATGAACTCGCTCGAGAGCTTCATCGCCGCCGCATAGCCTTTACGGCTTTCGGCGGCTCTGGCTTCCGCTGCATCAGGCGTATTGGGCCTCTTGGACTCAATCTTTTCGCCGAGCTGCTTCAGCCGCGCTTCCAGACTTTCTTCAGGTTTCTCCGCCACGTGGCTACTCCCTTGTCGTCCTTATCGGGTCTCAGACCGCGATTTCGGTCACACAATAGGCCTTCGCACAAGCCACGTTTCGGCCCCATTTGAAGTCGCGCGCAACATAGTTTTAGGCACCCGCATAGTCAAGGCGTGCGGGCCGCTTGATCGTGGACAATTTTTTCCATTAAATTCAATGGGTTAAGCACGCATTCATCGATCTGCAGCAAGGTCGCGGCAGGATTCCGGCCAGAGACCGGCGGGAATCTCCCCTTCTGCGTGCGCGCAGGAAAGACGGCGGAATCGCGTCAGGCGCCGATCAGCTCCAGCCGCCGCCATAGGTGCGGTAGAAGATATGCATGCCGATCTTGCCGACCCGCTTCATCGTCTTCGCCCACGGCGGATTGACGTAGGTCGCATGGTAATGGGTGGCTGAGCCCACTTCCGGCAGCCAGATCTTGCCGGCGGTGACGGCCATCGCAACTTCCTTGGCCGTCTTCCAGTGCGAGCGGGAATAGATAAGGTCGCGGATCATGTCGCAGGCGAAGGAAAACTGGCAACGGTTGCGCCAGGCCTTATTCTGGTAAACGACGCCGCAGATGGTCTTCGGATAGGTGGGATTGCGCACGCGATTGAGAATCACCTGCGCGACGGCGGCCTGGCCTTTGAGCGGCTCGCTGCGGGCTTCGAAGTAGATGCCTTCGGCCAGACAGGTCTGCTCTTCCTTGCTGAAAACCGAGCCCGGCAATGCGGTGGCGGCCCAGGCGTGGTCGTCCGGCGCGATCTCCGGAATGAAGCGACCGGCGTTCTTGTCTTCGCGCAGAATCGAATCGAAGGGCGATTCACGCGCATAGTCCGGCTCGGGCCGGACGTAAGCAGTCGCAAGAATGTCGGAGCGATCGTTCGTAACGAGCTTGGCCAGCATCGGCGAGACGCCGGGCTCCGCCTTTGGCGGCGTCTTCCGGTAGAAGGCGGTGGCGATCTCGATCTCCTTGCCCTTGATGCGGGACTTGGCGAAGACCATCTTCTCCCCCTCCCCCAGGCTTGGCTCCATCAGGGAGCTGGTGCGCTGCAGGATGGAGCCGGCGGAGAAATCCTTGGGCGGCGTTACCGGGGTCACGGCGACGACACGGCCCTTCTTGGCCTGACGGTTGACGCGGTCCTCGTCGGGCGTGCCCGCATGCTTGGTTTCCGCGGTCAGCGCGACGCGGCTGCCATCGGGCATGGTGATGCCGGCGCCGCCGTCGAGCGCGCCCGTGGTGACCGGATCGGCAAACACCATTTCGGCTTCATGGATCGAACCGGCAGGCGACGCGGTCATATACATGCGCCAGCGCTCGCCGCCCCGGTTGATGCCGGACAGGAAGGTCGCAAGGTCGGCATAGGCAGCAGCCGAGGGAAAGCCCAGATACAGTGCAAGGCCGATGATCGCGGGCGCCATCCAGGCAGACGGGCTCAGGCGAGACTTTAGATGCAGGTTCCGACTCTTACGCACCAACCGACTCCACGCAACGCTATCAGGCGGCACGGCTTCGCCCGCGCCGGCTATGCGCCAGCGTCGAGAATTCCGCGCGGGAAGATTAGACAATCAAGCAGCCGGACACTTCGCCGGGACCGCTCCGTTCGTGCTTTGAAAATGAAGCATTAACCTTGATGTTTGGTTAATGCGCGATCGCTGAAAGGCGGATGCCCATAACGCGACGAAGCCGCCCTCCGGTCGGAAGGCGGCTTCTTCTGTTGCAGATCAGCGCTTCTCGCGATCAGCCGAGAACGGCCGAGCGTCAGATGATTACGTGCGATCCGAGTTCGACCACGCGGTTGGTCGGCAGGCGGAAGTAGTCCGACGGATCGATTGCCGCATTCGCAAGCGCGATGAACAACCGGTCCTGCCAGTGCGGCATGCCGCTCTCGGCATCGGGCACGAGCTTGCGGCGGCCGAGATAGAAGGACGTTGACATGATGTCGAACTTCAGGCCCGACTTGCGGAACAGGCCGAGTGCCTGCGAGACGTTCTGCGTTTCCATGAAGCCGAAGCGCATTTCGAGCAATGTGAAGCGGTCCGACAACGGCTGCATGCTCACCCGCTCCGACTTCGGCACCTTCGGCGTATTGGCCGTGCGGATCGTCAGAATGAAGTTCTGATTGTGCAGCACGTGGTTGTGCTTGATGTTGTGGAGCAGTGCGGCCGGCGTCGATTCCGGATCGCTCGTCAGGAACACGGCGGTTCCGGGCACGGCCACCGGCGCATGTTCGCTCTTGCGTTCGATCGACTTGATGAAGCTTGCCAGCGGAATGTCGATATGGCGCGTCTTGGCGTGCAGGATCTGTGTGCCGCGCCGCCAGGTCCACATGATGATAATGAAGGTGGCGGCGATCAGCACCGGAACGTAGCCGCCGTCGTGGATCTTCAGCATGTTGGCGCCGAGGAAGATGAACTCCAGCGCAAAGAGCGGCAGCAGCACCGCGGCGGCCGCGAGCGCCGACCAGTTCCAGCGCATACGCAGGAACTCGAAGGAAAGCACGGTCGTCACCACCATCGCGCCGGTGACCGAGATGCCGTAGGCGGTCGCGAGCGATTCGGACGAACCGAAGACGAAGACCAGAGCCATGACGCCGAACATCAGCAGCGTGTTGACGTTGGGCAGGTAGATTTGGCCCGTATGGGTTTCCGACGTATGGAAGATCGCCATGCGCGGCAGGAAGCCGAGGTGGATCGCCTGGCGCGTCAGTGAGAAGGCGCCGGTTATCACCGCCTGGCTGGCGATGATGGTTGCCGCCGTCGCCAGAATGACCACCGGCAGCAGCGCCCATTTCGGGAACATCAGGAAGAACGGATCCGACATCGCCTCCGGGTTCTTCAGGACGAAGGCGCCCTGGCCGAGATAGTTGAGGGTCAACGCCGGAAAGACGATCAGGAACCAGGCCCACTGGATCGGCCGACGGCCGAAATGGCCAAGGTCGGCGTAGAGCGCCTCGGCACCCGTCACCGTCAGGAAGACGGCGCCGAGCACGATGATGCCGACATAGCCTTCGCTGAGCATGAAGCTCACGGCGTAATAGGGATTGAAGGCCTTGAAGATCGACAGGTCGTCGGCGATGTGCACGAAGCCGATGCCGCCCATTACCAGGAACCAGACGAGCGTGATCGGACCGAAGAAATTCGAGACCGCCGCCGTTCCCTTGGATTGCACCGCAAAAAGCATGAGCAGGATGACCACCGCGATCGGTACGACATATTCCGACAGCGCCGGCGTCACCAGCTTCAGGCCTTCGACCGCCGAAAGAACGGAGAGCGCCGGTGTGATCATCGCGTCGCCGATAAAGAGCGCGGCCCCGGCGATGCCCATGAAGAAGAGAATGGACGCGTGGCCGTTGGCGGACTTCATCAACAGGGCCAGCAGCGACAGCGTGCCGCCCTCGCCTTGGTTGTCGGCGCGCAGAAGGAACAGCACGTATTTGATCGTGACGATGATCGTCAGCGTCCAGATCATCAGCGAGATCAGGCCGATAATCTCCGCATCGGTCACACCGTCATGGGAGACCGGGCGCAACGCTTCGCGAAAGGCATAGAGCGGGCTGGTGCCGATGTCGCCATAGACCACACCGATCGAACCAAGCCCGAGGACCAGCAGGCGGCGCAGGTCCTTCGGCTCTTGAGTGGAAGGGGCATGCGATTGGGTCATGCAAACCTACTGGCGTTCAAAGCCAGCCTTTCCAGCGGAAAAAGAAAAAGGGGATCACGGCCGATATCACCATCGCCGCGATCGCCCAGGGATAACCGAATTGCCATTCCAGTTCGGGCATGACGCGGAAGTTCATGCCATAGACCGAAGCGACCAGCGTCGGTGGCAGGAGCACGACCGACGCGATCGAGAAAATCTTGATGATGGCGTTCTGCTCGACATTGATCAGGCCGAGCGATGCATCGAGCAGGAAGGTAATGTTGCCGGAAATGAAACCGGCATGTTCGGACAGCGATTGGATGTCGCGCGAAATCGAGCGGCAGAGTTCGCGCGTTTCCTTGTCGTCCTGCACCTGCGGGACCGTGTAAACGAATGTCAGCAGGCGCGAGAGCGAGGCAAGGCTGTCGCGGGTCTTGGCGACCAGGCGATGATGCCCGGCGACGTCGCGCAGGCGCGCCTCGAGAAAATGCGGCGGGCGGCGCTTGCCCGCCGCCTTGTCGCCGAAGACGGCGATCGACAGATCGTCGATCTTGGTCACAGCCTCTTCGAGAATTTCGGCGGTCCGGTCGGCGATCGTTTCCAGGAGCCGGGTCAGAACCACCGCACCGTCGCGGCAGTTTCCGGGGAAGCGGTGCATCGACGCCTTGAAGAGCGCAAAGGACCGGGGTTCGGCATAGCGGATGGTGACGAGCCGGCTACCCGCCAGGATAAAGCCGACGTCGGTCAGGCCGGGTATCTCCGTCTCCGACCGAAACACCAGCGACGCCGTCATGAACACGGCGCTCTCCTCGACATAGAGACGGCTCGAAGGCTCGATGTCTTTGAGGTCGTCGCGCGTCGGGATGGAGATGCCGAGCAGCTTTTCCATCATCAGGTCTTCGGCCTTGCTCGGCTCGAGCAGATCCACCCAGATGACGTCCGGGCGCAAGCTCTCGGGCGGGTCGGCGGGCGTCAGGACGACGGCCGTTCCATCGGCGCAATAGCCGGTGATCATGCGAGCATCCTCGTCATGCCAACCTTGGGGTCGAATGGAAGAGGCGAAAGGTCGTGCGCCACAAAATACCCACAATAGAGATCCATCGGATGGAACGTTCCGCCAGTCAGGACGAAGTCTTCAACTCAGTCATCGCGAGAGGCCAAGATCTCGGGCGAGAGGGCGTCAAGTTGGGCACCTTCGCAAGTGCGGCAAGGCATATGGCGCAACGCAAACGCAAAATCAATGCCCTCTTGCAATCCAGCACGCGGGCATGCGCCGCCAGTTCGGCGCCACCCTATCCCATGTTCGCCTAAATCAAAATCGAATCAAGGGCAAAACTACGCCGGGCGAAGAGCCAAAGTTCCCGTGGGCAACTTCACTCGAACACGATGTTCGGCGCGGCGCGGCTCTTGTCCTGCTGCATGGCAGATACCTGCTCCCAGACCTTGGTCGCGATATCGCGATAGACGCGCGCGACCTCGCCGGCCGGATCGGAGGCAACCAGCGGCGTTCCCGCATCCGACGTTTCGCGAATCCCCATTGTCAGCGGCACTTCGCCGAGGAAGGGCACGCCGATGCGTTCTGCCTCCTCGCGGGCGCCGCCGTGACCGAAGATGTCATAGCGATTTCCGGTGTCGGGCGCGATGAAGTAGCTCATGTTCTCAACAATGCCGAGCACCGGGACTTCCACCTTGCGGAACATGGCGAGGCCCTTGCGGGCATCGATCAGCGCCAGGTCCTGCGGCGTCGAGACGATGACGGCACCGGCCAGCGGCACCTGCTGGGCCATGGTGAGCTGGGCATCGCCCGTGCCCGGCGGCATGTCGACGACGAGAACATCGAGATCACCCCAGGCAACTTCGCGCAACATTTGCAGCAGCGCCGACTGGATCATCGGTCCGCGCCAGATCATAGCCACTTCCTCATCGACGAGGAAACCCATGGACATGACCTTGAGACCGTAATTTTCCATCGGGCGGATGAGCCGGCCCTCGATCTGCTGCGGCCGGCCGGATATCTTCAGGAGCCGCGGCATCGAGGGGCCGTAGATGTCGGCGTCAAGCAAGCCGACCTTCAGGCCGTTTGCCTTGAGCGCCAGCGCCAGATTGACCGAGGTGGTCGACTTGCCGACACCGCCCTTGCCCGAGGCGACGGCGATGATCGCGCCGACGCCGGGGATGCCCGCCTTGGCAGGCGGTCCGCCAGCCGGACGCGGAGCGTGGGAATGGCCTGCATGGGATGGCGCCTGCGGCTGCGGGCGCTGCACCGGCGCGCTGCCGGCAGCTGCCTTGCGGTCGGCCGTCAAAGCGACCATTGCCGCGGTGATCCCGGGAATGTCGCGCACCACGCGCTCGGCTGCAGCCCGCATCGGCTCCAGTTCCTTGGCGCGTTCGGCCGGCACGGTGATCGAGAAATAGGCCTTGCCGTCGGAGATGAAGACGTCAGACACAAGCCCGAGGTCGACGATGTTGCCTTCCATGCCCGGGCCACGCACCGTGCGCAGTTTTTCAAGCACCACTTCTTTCGTGACTTCCGGCATCGCGCCCTCTCATTCTTTTGTTATCTCTTAGATAGTCGAGGCTAGGCGCTTCGCCAATGCGACATAACGGAAAAAGCAAGGGCCACCACCCGCCTCGGTGTCCGTACATCCGGGATCACCTTTAAGCGGGCAGTGGCCCTTTTCATCGCGACCTTCGTGGGCGCTGTCTTCTTTTTAGTCCCCTCTGGACATGCCAATAGAGATGCAGGATGCGTGCCAGATTCACATCTGGCGAAAATAATCAGCAATTTCAAAAAGATAAACTCATACTCCGCTTATCGATCGGAGATGGCATATGCCCAGTTTCTGAGCAACCGTCTGCAAATCGTCCAATGATGGAGCAGATTGCCGGGATGACGGAACCTTGGCGACAGCATGCCGGGCTTCCCCAAGCTTCTTTCGATCGCATCAGGTCGAGGACATTCAGGAAGAGGCTTGCGGTGCAGGGCCGACTTGGGGCTAGCTGATGTAGCCCTTCTTCATCGCCTTCACGACCGCCTGGGTGCGGTTGACGGCGTCGAGCTTCTTGGTCACGTGGTTGAGGTAGTGGTTGACCGTATGTTCGGAGAGCCCGAGGATACCGGCGATCTCGGCGCTGGTCTTTCCGGCCGCCGTCCAGCTCAGGCACTGGATCTCGCGCTCGGATAGTGCGGCGCCGCTGCTCTTCCACACGGAGCCAATTTCAGCGAGACGGTTATAGACATGGATTGCAATCATCTGCAGTTCCATGGTCACCGTCATCGGCAGTTCGACCAGCGGGCCCATCAGGATGACCGCGCCACGGCCGCCCTCTGCGTCATGCACCGGGAAGTAGCTAGCCTGGAAGATGCCGTTTTCGCGCAGCATCGCGATGTATTCGGCCGCCATTTCCGGCTTGCCGCCCTCGCCCTCCCACGCCGCAAGCGTCACCTGGAACGGCGTCGTCGTCTCGCGCAGGCGGCGCACGCCGGTGCTGAAGCGCAGCATCGACAGGCTATCATACTTGTTCAGCAGTTCGGCCGGCATATTGGAGATGACGGTGCTCGCGGCAAGGCGCTCCACGTCGATCGAGGGGATCGAGCAGATCAGAAACGTCTTGAAGCCAAAGACCTGCGTGATCCGCCGCATG
The nucleotide sequence above comes from Ensifer sp. PDNC004. Encoded proteins:
- a CDS encoding ribonuclease HII; amino-acid sequence: MSRRSSDSPLFPDIIVAPDFSFELSAKGDGFWPVAGADEAGRGPLAGPVVAAAVILDPDAIPAGLDDSKKLTAQAREKLFEEILATSEVSIASASAGTIDATDIRKASLEAMRWAVAGLPSNARFVLVDGRDVPPGLSCHAKAVVKGDARSLSIAAASIVAKVTRDRMMARADLAHPGYGFALHAGYATVTHRRAIETHGPCPLHRMSFRPLRQDD
- a CDS encoding F0F1 ATP synthase subunit B, giving the protein MHLDATFYAFVGLILFFVLIAYLKVPGMVGKALDARAEKIGNELTEAKRLREEAQGLVAEYQRKRKDAEAEAAGIVAAAQREAEMLTAEAKQKTEEYVARRTALSEQKIKQAESDAINAVRSAAVDLAIAAAEKVVAAKADAGAQNDLFKKALGDVKARLN
- a CDS encoding F0F1 ATP synthase subunit A, with the protein product MSNDPTHQFLVNKIVPIEIGGMDFSFTNASLFMVATVGVAAGFLYLTTSQRGLIPTRMQSVSEMSYEFIASMLREGAGSGGMKFFPMVFSLFMFILTANLLGMMPYFFTVTSQIIVTFALALFVIGTVILYGFYKHGLGFLKLFVPHGVPGVLLPLVVAIEVISFLSRPISLSVRLFANMLAGHITLKVFAGFVTSLSALGAVGIGGAILPLIMTVAITGLEFLVCFLQAYVFAVLTCMYLNDAVHPGSH
- a CDS encoding PA0069 family radical SAM protein; the protein is MTELSQIRQGALAPANTADVAEAMMSATGLRIDIDRRRGRGAGINMSGRFEPRSRETFDDGWESLEDLPPFKTEVQVEKPRTVITRNESPDISFDRSINPYRGCEHGCIYCFARPTHAYMGLSAGLDFEAKLFAKPDAPRLLERELARQDYKVRPIAIGTNTDPYQPIEKEWRIMRQILEVLRDANHPVMIVTKSAMVTRDIDILAPMAEKGLVRVGVSVTTLDRKLARTMEPRASTPSKRLEAIRMLAEAGIPAGVLVSPIIPALNDHEIERVLEGARTAGATEASYVLLRLPLEVSPLFRDWLLRNYPDRYRHVMSLIRSMRGGKDYDAEFGKRMKGAGPYAWQIGRRFDLAVKRLGFNPTRRQLRDDLFVPPLGTGVQLSLL
- a CDS encoding F0F1 ATP synthase subunit C; protein product: MEAEAAKYIGAGLACLGMAGTALGLGNIFGSYLSGALRNPSAADGQFGRLVFGFAVTEALGIFSLLVALLLLFAV
- a CDS encoding potassium transporter Kup, translated to MTQSHAPSTQEPKDLRRLLVLGLGSIGVVYGDIGTSPLYAFREALRPVSHDGVTDAEIIGLISLMIWTLTIIVTIKYVLFLLRADNQGEGGTLSLLALLMKSANGHASILFFMGIAGAALFIGDAMITPALSVLSAVEGLKLVTPALSEYVVPIAVVILLMLFAVQSKGTAAVSNFFGPITLVWFLVMGGIGFVHIADDLSIFKAFNPYYAVSFMLSEGYVGIIVLGAVFLTVTGAEALYADLGHFGRRPIQWAWFLIVFPALTLNYLGQGAFVLKNPEAMSDPFFLMFPKWALLPVVILATAATIIASQAVITGAFSLTRQAIHLGFLPRMAIFHTSETHTGQIYLPNVNTLLMFGVMALVFVFGSSESLATAYGISVTGAMVVTTVLSFEFLRMRWNWSALAAAAVLLPLFALEFIFLGANMLKIHDGGYVPVLIAATFIIIMWTWRRGTQILHAKTRHIDIPLASFIKSIERKSEHAPVAVPGTAVFLTSDPESTPAALLHNIKHNHVLHNQNFILTIRTANTPKVPKSERVSMQPLSDRFTLLEMRFGFMETQNVSQALGLFRKSGLKFDIMSTSFYLGRRKLVPDAESGMPHWQDRLFIALANAAIDPSDYFRLPTNRVVELGSHVII
- a CDS encoding glycosyl transferase translates to MLTIIMETRDNEAELAQTLAVLVAGAVEGLVSDVIILDHGSKDGSSDVADAAGCRFCRDWDLADVVGSARGEWLMLLEPGARPIGRWIDELAEYVSMNKAPARFSGSRLHRKPFFRRLIGRGKPLETGFLLRKNDALAAARGKAGLDAMTNVRSVRKLSTELVPAWVAVEARR
- a CDS encoding F0F1 ATP synthase subunit B, with protein sequence MFVTAAYAQSTTTEGAEAHDAAAAGEVHTETGVAHEGEAGSGVFPPFDTTHFASQLLWLAITFGLFYLLMSKVIIPRIGGILETRHDRIAQDLDEASRLKGEADAAIASYEQDLATAKSKGHKIADDARESAKAKANADRTAVEADLAKKISAAEDRIADIKAKALADVGAIAEETATAVVKQLIGGTVTKAEITAAVKASGGN
- a CDS encoding cell wall hydrolase, with protein sequence MAPAIIGLALYLGFPSAAAYADLATFLSGINRGGERWRMYMTASPAGSIHEAEMVFADPVTTGALDGGAGITMPDGSRVALTAETKHAGTPDEDRVNRQAKKGRVVAVTPVTPPKDFSAGSILQRTSSLMEPSLGEGEKMVFAKSRIKGKEIEIATAFYRKTPPKAEPGVSPMLAKLVTNDRSDILATAYVRPEPDYARESPFDSILREDKNAGRFIPEIAPDDHAWAATALPGSVFSKEEQTCLAEGIYFEARSEPLKGQAAVAQVILNRVRNPTYPKTICGVVYQNKAWRNRCQFSFACDMIRDLIYSRSHWKTAKEVAMAVTAGKIWLPEVGSATHYHATYVNPPWAKTMKRVGKIGMHIFYRTYGGGWS
- a CDS encoding AtpZ/AtpI family protein, whose protein sequence is MAEKPEESLEARLKQLGEKIESKRPNTPDAAEARAAESRKGYAAAMKLSSEFIAGIVVGAFLGYLLDHFAGTGPWGLIIFLLLGFCAGVLNVLRSAGMVATPEAGRGGSGNDKKDGDAR